A DNA window from Staphylococcus warneri contains the following coding sequences:
- a CDS encoding response regulator transcription factor: MTNEILIVDDEDRIRRLLKLYLERESFETHEASDGKEAYQLAMENDYACILLDLMLPEMDGIEVATQLREHKDTPIIMLTAKGEETNRVEGFESGADDYIVKPFSPREVVLRVKALLRRTQSTTPEQSEPHARDVIEFNHLVIDNDAHRVLADNEQVNLTPKEYELLIYLAKTPNKVFDREQLLKEVWHYEFYGDLRTVDTHVKRLREKLNKVSSDAAHMIQTVWGVGYKFEVNTNDEPAK; encoded by the coding sequence ATGACGAATGAAATACTTATCGTTGATGACGAAGACAGAATCAGAAGATTACTTAAGCTATACCTAGAAAGAGAATCTTTTGAAACACATGAAGCAAGTGATGGTAAAGAGGCATATCAACTTGCTATGGAAAATGACTATGCGTGCATTCTTTTAGACTTAATGTTGCCAGAGATGGACGGTATCGAAGTAGCCACTCAATTAAGAGAGCATAAAGATACACCTATTATCATGCTCACTGCAAAAGGTGAAGAGACGAATCGTGTCGAAGGGTTTGAATCAGGTGCCGATGACTATATTGTAAAACCATTCTCCCCAAGAGAAGTTGTCTTAAGAGTCAAAGCATTATTAAGAAGAACGCAATCAACAACACCTGAACAAAGTGAACCTCATGCAAGAGATGTGATTGAGTTCAATCACTTAGTCATCGATAATGATGCACATAGAGTACTAGCTGATAATGAGCAGGTTAATTTAACACCAAAAGAATATGAACTATTAATTTATTTAGCTAAAACACCTAATAAAGTATTTGATCGTGAACAATTATTAAAAGAAGTTTGGCATTATGAATTTTATGGCGATTTACGTACGGTAGATACGCACGTGAAAAGATTAAGAGAGAAGCTCAACAAAGTATCGAGTGATGCAGCTCATATGATACAAACGGTTTGGGGCGTCGGCTATAAATTCGAGGTTAATACAAACGATGAACCGGCTAAATAG
- a CDS encoding ECF transporter S component, protein MQQNQNRRLIFISMLSAVAFVLTFIKFPLPFLPPYLTLDFSDVPTLLATFLLGPIAGIIVAFIKNLLNFFFNMGDPVGPVANFLAIASFLLAAYYIYKNKLSKQSLLIGLVIGTVVMTIVLSILNYFVLLPLYGMIFNLGDIVHNLKVIIVSGVIPFNIIKGIVISIIFYFIFNRIKNNIHL, encoded by the coding sequence ATGCAACAAAACCAAAATAGACGTTTAATCTTTATAAGTATGTTAAGTGCAGTCGCTTTCGTACTTACATTTATTAAATTTCCATTGCCATTTTTACCACCATACTTAACGTTAGACTTTAGTGACGTACCTACATTACTTGCTACATTTTTATTAGGACCAATTGCAGGAATTATAGTGGCATTTATTAAAAATTTACTCAATTTCTTTTTCAATATGGGCGATCCTGTAGGCCCCGTAGCGAACTTCTTAGCAATTGCAAGTTTCTTATTAGCTGCATATTATATTTATAAAAATAAACTTAGTAAGCAATCATTATTAATAGGTCTTGTAATAGGTACAGTTGTTATGACCATTGTATTAAGTATTTTAAATTATTTTGTATTGTTACCACTTTACGGCATGATATTTAACCTAGGTGACATTGTTCATAATCTTAAAGTAATTATTGTTTCAGGTGTCATACCATTTAATATTATTAAAGGTATTGTCATTTCAATCATCTTTTACTTTATATTCAATAGAATTAAAAATAACATTCACTTATAA
- the xerD gene encoding site-specific tyrosine recombinase XerD has translation METIIEEYLKFIQIEKGLSVNTIGAYRRDLNKYKEYLTLQKISNIDFVDRQTIQECLGYLIDQGQSSKSIARFISTIRSFHQFALREKYAAKDPTVLIETPKYEKKLPDVLEVDEVIELLNAPDLNKNNGYRDRTMLELLYATGMRVSEVIQIEVEDVNLMMGFVRVFGKGDKERIVPLGDTVIDYLTTYIETVRPQLLKQTVTNVLFLNMHGKPLSRQGIWKMIKQNGLKANINKTLTPHTLRHSFATHLLENGADLRAVQEMLGHSDISTTQLYTHVSKSQIRKMYNQYHPRA, from the coding sequence ATGGAAACAATTATAGAAGAATATTTAAAATTTATTCAAATTGAGAAAGGATTAAGTGTCAATACAATTGGTGCTTATCGTCGAGATTTGAATAAATATAAAGAATACTTAACATTACAAAAGATTTCAAATATCGATTTTGTAGATCGTCAAACAATTCAAGAATGTTTAGGTTATTTAATCGATCAAGGTCAATCATCTAAATCTATCGCTAGATTTATTTCAACAATACGTAGCTTTCATCAATTTGCGTTACGCGAAAAATATGCAGCTAAAGATCCAACAGTATTAATAGAAACACCAAAATATGAAAAGAAACTCCCTGATGTTTTAGAAGTAGATGAAGTCATTGAATTACTCAATGCACCAGATTTAAATAAAAACAATGGATATCGAGACCGCACAATGCTTGAGTTATTATATGCTACAGGTATGCGTGTATCTGAAGTGATACAAATTGAAGTTGAAGACGTCAATTTGATGATGGGATTTGTTCGCGTATTTGGTAAAGGAGACAAAGAACGTATTGTGCCATTAGGAGATACGGTTATAGACTATTTAACTACCTATATCGAAACCGTAAGGCCACAATTACTTAAGCAAACTGTGACCAACGTCTTATTTTTAAATATGCATGGTAAACCTTTATCTAGACAAGGTATATGGAAGATGATTAAACAAAATGGTCTAAAAGCTAATATTAATAAAACACTCACGCCACATACATTAAGACACTCATTTGCAACACATTTACTTGAAAATGGTGCCGATTTACGTGCAGTACAAGAAATGTTAGGACACTCTGATATTTCAACTACACAATTATATACACACGTTTCAAAATCACAAATTAGAAAAATGTATAATCAATACCATCCTAGAGCTTAA
- a CDS encoding Fur family transcriptional regulator — protein sequence MEERLNRVKQQLQQSSYKLTPQREATVRVLIENEKDHLSAEDVYLKVKDKSPEIGLATVYRTLELLAELKVLDKINFGDGVARFDLRKEGAKHFHHHLVCMECGKVEEIEEDLLPEVENRVEKEFNFKILDHRLTFHGVCSNCQAKKSEENK from the coding sequence GTGGAAGAACGATTAAATCGCGTGAAGCAACAATTACAACAGTCTTCATATAAGTTAACTCCACAACGTGAGGCTACTGTAAGAGTTCTAATAGAAAACGAAAAAGACCATTTAAGTGCAGAAGATGTATATTTAAAAGTTAAAGACAAATCACCAGAGATCGGATTAGCTACCGTTTATCGTACCTTAGAATTATTAGCAGAATTAAAAGTATTAGATAAAATTAATTTTGGTGATGGTGTTGCTCGTTTTGACTTAAGAAAAGAAGGAGCTAAACATTTCCATCACCATTTAGTATGTATGGAATGCGGTAAAGTCGAAGAAATCGAAGAAGACTTATTACCAGAAGTTGAAAATCGTGTTGAAAAAGAATTTAATTTTAAAATTTTAGACCACCGATTAACATTCCATGGTGTATGTTCAAATTGCCAAGCTAAAAAAAGTGAAGAGAATAAATAA
- the ebpS gene encoding elastin-binding protein EbpS, with the protein MSNNNFKDDFEKNRQAIDPEDHNEQTSSHEEQEDNAVDRTEDKANQQFPPRNAQRRKRRRDIATNNNRQADSRTKDSQDGSLDDRHDDTSLHNGDNKNYDASNHNDVNRDQKQAHHPENRSTRESEQELNHDEPLKRSGKSDDVQHDDRHDKKDGHGKDAALAGGAAVGKKVTSDHKHGDNNGHEDRVREHDHHKDNDRHDDFNKDDRRQDTSKDRQDELNKGHHDEEHHDSGKGKKAAATGAGVAGAAGAAGLAKHHHDKKDDHTGENKIKNDRHQDHHDNKHDDKEIKDNHQSDDEKSGKGKKAAATGAGVAGAAGLAKHHHDKKESHHSDKDIKDDRKHDDDDKHDNKDKHQSNKGKKAAAVGAGAAGVAGAAGAKHHHDKKEANQHDDNNNHRDNHDGKKKGGFMKIILPIIAAVLILGAIAIFAGMALNNHSNSGNDDNKVANEDSKDGKKNNDTSKDKDSKDKDSSKDKDKSKDSDKDKATSSDESNSSDASNSDKNSSGDNANGANSQATNNQGQNGGNSQNGQGQNSQQNGQQGNNSQNSNSNQQGKQTHTVNGKENLYRIAIQYYGSGSPANVEKIRQANGLNGNNIHNGQTLVIP; encoded by the coding sequence GTGTCTAATAATAACTTCAAAGATGATTTTGAAAAAAATCGTCAAGCAATAGACCCAGAAGATCATAATGAGCAGACATCTTCACATGAAGAGCAAGAAGATAATGCAGTAGACAGAACTGAAGACAAAGCAAATCAACAATTCCCACCGAGAAATGCACAGAGAAGAAAGCGTCGTCGAGATATAGCGACAAATAATAACCGTCAGGCAGATTCACGTACAAAAGATAGCCAAGATGGTTCATTAGATGATAGACATGATGATACATCATTACATAATGGAGATAACAAAAATTATGATGCATCCAATCACAATGATGTAAATAGAGATCAAAAACAGGCACATCATCCTGAAAATCGTTCGACTCGTGAGTCAGAACAAGAATTAAATCACGATGAACCTTTAAAGCGTAGTGGTAAAAGTGACGATGTTCAACATGATGATCGTCATGACAAGAAAGACGGGCACGGTAAAGATGCCGCTCTAGCAGGTGGTGCTGCAGTTGGTAAAAAAGTGACTAGTGATCATAAACATGGTGACAATAATGGCCATGAGGATCGTGTACGTGAACATGACCATCACAAAGATAATGATCGACATGATGACTTTAATAAAGATGACCGTCGTCAAGATACATCTAAAGATCGCCAAGACGAACTTAATAAAGGTCATCATGATGAAGAACACCACGACTCAGGTAAAGGTAAAAAAGCTGCTGCAACTGGTGCCGGTGTGGCTGGTGCTGCGGGTGCTGCTGGTTTAGCTAAACATCATCATGATAAAAAAGACGATCATACTGGCGAAAATAAAATAAAAAATGACCGTCATCAAGATCATCATGATAACAAACATGACGACAAAGAGATTAAAGATAATCATCAATCAGATGATGAAAAATCAGGTAAAGGTAAGAAAGCTGCCGCAACTGGTGCAGGTGTTGCTGGTGCCGCTGGTTTAGCTAAACATCATCATGATAAAAAAGAAAGCCATCATAGTGATAAAGATATCAAGGATGACCGCAAACATGATGATGACGACAAACATGATAATAAAGATAAACATCAATCTAATAAAGGGAAGAAAGCTGCTGCAGTAGGTGCAGGCGCCGCAGGTGTTGCTGGTGCTGCAGGTGCAAAACATCACCATGATAAAAAAGAAGCCAACCAACATGATGATAACAATAATCATCGAGACAATCATGATGGTAAGAAAAAAGGCGGCTTTATGAAAATCATCTTACCAATTATAGCTGCAGTATTAATCCTAGGTGCAATTGCTATTTTCGCAGGTATGGCCTTAAATAATCATAGTAATAGTGGCAATGATGATAACAAAGTAGCTAATGAAGATAGTAAAGATGGCAAGAAAAACAACGACACTAGCAAAGATAAAGACAGCAAAGATAAAGATAGTTCAAAAGACAAAGATAAATCAAAAGACTCTGATAAAGATAAAGCAACATCTAGTGACGAATCAAATTCATCTGACGCTTCAAATTCAGATAAAAATAGTTCTGGTGATAATGCTAATGGTGCTAACTCACAAGCAACTAATAACCAAGGTCAAAATGGCGGAAATAGCCAAAATGGTCAAGGCCAAAACTCACAACAAAATGGCCAACAAGGTAATAATAGCCAAAATAGCAATAGTAACCAACAAGGTAAACAAACACATACTGTAAATGGTAAAGAAAATCTCTACAGAATTGCCATTCAATATTACGGTAGTGGTTCACCTGCAAATGTTGAAAAAATTAGACAAGCTAATGGATTAAATGGTAACAATATTCATAATGGTCAAACATTAGTAATTCCATAG
- the scpB gene encoding SMC-Scp complex subunit ScpB: MNKHGILEALLYTSGDEGLEVKQLLEILEVNEAELTDLIDTYESNGLMIQQFGTTCVMTTKKGAAQYIEALIEQKSKMKLSQAAMETLSIIAYNQPLTRSDIELIRGINSDGAVKTLIARGLVEAKEVQNSRSQQLITTDLFLNVFGIEKLEDLPTTQEDEEEMDAFFSNLVNQKGDTNE, translated from the coding sequence TTGAATAAGCACGGTATATTAGAAGCACTGCTATACACATCAGGAGATGAAGGCCTTGAAGTCAAACAATTGCTTGAAATTCTAGAGGTCAATGAAGCTGAATTAACTGACCTAATCGACACGTACGAATCGAACGGTCTCATGATTCAACAATTTGGAACAACATGTGTTATGACAACTAAAAAAGGCGCTGCACAATACATCGAAGCCTTAATTGAACAAAAATCTAAAATGAAATTATCACAAGCCGCAATGGAAACATTATCGATTATTGCGTATAATCAACCATTAACTCGAAGTGATATCGAACTTATTAGGGGTATTAATTCTGATGGTGCAGTTAAAACACTCATTGCAAGAGGTTTAGTAGAAGCAAAAGAAGTCCAGAATTCACGGAGTCAACAATTAATCACGACAGACCTATTTTTAAATGTATTTGGTATAGAAAAATTAGAAGATTTACCAACCACTCAAGAAGATGAAGAAGAAATGGACGCGTTCTTTAGTAACTTGGTAAATCAAAAGGGAGATACAAATGAGTAA
- a CDS encoding segregation and condensation protein A produces the protein MYEVKLDAFNGPLDLLLHLIQKFEIDIYDIPMKSLTEQYMQYVHAMNQLEINVASEYLVMASELLMIKSKLLLPQSEDNLDLEEDPREDLVGRLIEYQNYKEYTEILNEMKAERDHYYTKHPTDLSHMETDESWDPSNTIDLTELIVAYQRVRNRVEINKPHSVEIKKETFTIQQATAQVTDRLKTKSSFNFFSLFTFTEPIEQVVTHFLAILEMSKSGIINIEQHQNFDDINILRGVNYGVE, from the coding sequence ATGTATGAAGTAAAACTGGATGCATTTAACGGTCCACTCGATTTGTTATTACATTTAATTCAAAAATTTGAAATAGACATTTATGATATTCCTATGAAGTCATTAACTGAACAGTATATGCAATATGTTCATGCAATGAACCAATTAGAAATCAACGTTGCAAGTGAATACTTAGTCATGGCTTCAGAATTGCTGATGATTAAAAGTAAACTATTGTTACCACAATCAGAAGATAATCTCGACCTAGAAGAAGATCCACGTGAAGATTTAGTTGGTAGATTAATAGAATATCAAAATTACAAAGAGTACACAGAAATCTTAAATGAAATGAAAGCTGAACGTGATCACTATTATACTAAGCATCCAACTGATTTATCACATATGGAGACTGATGAATCTTGGGACCCATCGAATACCATTGATTTAACCGAATTAATTGTTGCTTATCAACGTGTTAGAAACCGAGTAGAAATCAACAAACCTCATTCCGTAGAAATTAAGAAAGAAACATTTACCATTCAACAAGCAACGGCACAAGTCACGGACAGATTAAAAACAAAGTCATCCTTCAATTTCTTTAGTCTGTTTACATTTACAGAACCTATAGAACAAGTGGTAACACACTTTTTAGCCATATTAGAAATGTCAAAGTCAGGGATTATTAATATTGAACAACATCAAAACTTTGATGACATTAATATATTAAGAGGAGTGAATTACGGCGTTGAATAA
- a CDS encoding pseudouridine synthase, whose translation MSKELERLQKRIASSGYTSRRKAETLITDGKVKVNGQVVTELGTKVSNSDTVEVEGIKLEQEDKIYILFNKPAQVITSVSDDRGRKVVTDYFKDIETRIYPVGRLDYDTSGLLLLTNDGEFTNLMTHPRYHIKKKYVAKLKGYLMREEVKALEKGIELEDGFTQPAQVKVKNQDKDKNTTLVEITISEGRNRQVRRMFEHFGHQVSKLTRIQFGPLDIKGLNAGEGRVLTPHEVKTIRHLAENGND comes from the coding sequence ATGAGTAAAGAATTAGAAAGATTACAAAAAAGAATTGCAAGCAGTGGTTATACATCACGTCGTAAAGCTGAAACTTTAATTACTGATGGCAAAGTAAAAGTTAATGGACAAGTCGTCACTGAACTGGGTACAAAAGTTTCAAATTCAGATACTGTTGAAGTTGAAGGTATCAAATTAGAGCAAGAAGATAAAATTTATATTTTATTTAATAAACCTGCACAAGTAATTACAAGTGTATCGGATGATCGTGGCCGTAAAGTCGTGACTGATTACTTCAAAGATATAGAAACACGTATATATCCAGTAGGTCGATTAGATTATGATACATCGGGATTATTATTGTTAACGAACGATGGAGAGTTCACGAATTTAATGACACACCCTCGATATCATATTAAAAAGAAATATGTCGCTAAGCTTAAAGGGTATCTAATGAGAGAAGAAGTGAAAGCTTTAGAAAAGGGTATCGAACTTGAAGATGGTTTCACACAACCTGCTCAAGTTAAAGTGAAAAACCAAGACAAAGATAAAAATACTACTCTTGTTGAAATCACGATTAGTGAAGGTAGAAACAGACAAGTGCGTCGTATGTTCGAACATTTTGGACACCAAGTAAGCAAATTAACGCGTATCCAATTTGGCCCGCTTGACATAAAAGGTTTAAACGCAGGTGAAGGTCGAGTACTCACACCTCATGAAGTTAAAACAATCCGCCATTTAGCTGAAAATGGGAATGATTAA
- a CDS encoding ATP-binding protein, which yields MNRLNSVVIKLWLTIIFIVTTVLILLSAALITFIQYYYTQEAEDSIKEDAKRISSLVESSKNQNIAIKNSQTLIDNPGGLIIMKNSSTAYQQTISPDKKAMLKEIKDNKDFNRVFKHGESMTRNVTIKEQGNSHPYILVGYPMKAEPGSHSEYSGVFIFKDLKSIEDTNNAITIIILITAIIFLAVSTIFAFFLSSRITKPLRELRNQAQKVSQGDYSHITSVSTKDEIGELSRAFNNMSFEIQEHVEALSTSKNIRDSLINSMVEGVIGINEQKDIILSNKMADQVFYTLDDNAVELIENQIEQTFNTKETQFQEIEANTRYYVIIMSYIERIQNDGRSGIVAIIRDMTNEHNLDQMKKDFIANVSHELRTPIALLQGYTESIVDGVVTEPDEIHESLAIVLDESKRLNRLVNELLNVARMDAEGLSVEKETQPISDLLNKMRIKYRQQATDLELNMQFEVNNQQLWNYDMDRMDQVLTNLIDNASRYTQPGDTISVTTDEDNSYNILRITDTGTGIAPEHLQQVFDRFYKVDASRKRGKQGTGLGLFICKMIIEEHGGIIEVESQVGEGTTFIIKLPK from the coding sequence ATGAACCGGCTAAATAGTGTAGTAATAAAACTGTGGTTAACTATAATTTTTATAGTAACGACAGTTTTAATTTTATTAAGTGCTGCGTTAATTACTTTTATTCAATATTATTATACACAAGAAGCTGAAGATTCCATTAAAGAAGACGCCAAACGTATTAGTTCATTGGTAGAAAGCTCTAAAAATCAAAATATAGCCATTAAAAATAGCCAAACATTGATAGATAATCCAGGTGGATTAATTATTATGAAAAATTCATCTACCGCTTATCAACAAACAATTTCACCGGATAAAAAAGCAATGTTAAAAGAAATCAAAGATAATAAAGATTTTAACCGTGTTTTCAAACATGGTGAGTCAATGACACGTAATGTCACGATTAAAGAACAAGGTAATTCACATCCCTATATATTAGTGGGTTATCCAATGAAAGCTGAGCCAGGAAGTCACTCAGAATATAGTGGTGTCTTTATTTTTAAAGATTTAAAATCAATTGAAGATACTAACAATGCGATTACAATTATCATCTTAATTACCGCAATTATATTTTTAGCAGTGAGTACTATTTTTGCATTTTTCCTATCATCTAGAATTACGAAACCGTTAAGAGAGTTAAGAAATCAAGCTCAAAAGGTATCACAAGGTGATTATTCACATATCACATCAGTATCAACAAAAGATGAAATTGGAGAACTGTCACGAGCGTTTAATAATATGAGTTTTGAAATTCAAGAACACGTAGAAGCATTATCTACATCTAAAAATATACGTGATAGCTTGATTAACTCAATGGTCGAAGGTGTTATAGGTATTAATGAACAAAAGGATATTATTTTATCAAACAAAATGGCAGACCAAGTCTTCTATACATTAGATGATAACGCGGTTGAATTAATAGAAAATCAAATTGAACAAACCTTTAATACTAAAGAAACGCAATTCCAAGAAATTGAAGCAAACACACGTTATTATGTGATTATCATGAGTTATATTGAACGTATCCAAAATGATGGCAGAAGTGGTATCGTTGCTATAATACGTGACATGACAAATGAACATAATCTTGATCAAATGAAAAAAGATTTCATCGCAAATGTGTCTCATGAGTTACGAACACCAATTGCATTACTACAAGGCTATACAGAATCTATTGTAGATGGAGTTGTCACAGAACCAGATGAAATACATGAATCACTCGCTATTGTCTTAGATGAATCTAAACGTCTAAACCGCTTAGTAAATGAATTATTAAATGTAGCGCGTATGGATGCTGAAGGATTATCTGTAGAGAAAGAGACACAACCAATTTCTGATTTACTTAACAAAATGAGAATAAAATATCGCCAACAAGCCACTGATTTAGAACTTAACATGCAATTTGAAGTGAACAATCAACAGTTATGGAACTATGATATGGACAGAATGGATCAAGTCTTAACCAATTTAATTGATAACGCATCAAGATATACACAACCTGGAGATACAATTTCAGTAACTACAGACGAAGATAATAGCTATAATATTTTAAGAATAACAGATACGGGTACTGGCATCGCACCTGAACATTTACAACAAGTCTTCGATCGTTTCTATAAAGTAGATGCATCAAGAAAAAGAGGTAAACAAGGTACTGGATTAGGATTATTTATCTGTAAAATGATTATAGAAGAACATGGCGGTATAATTGAAGTTGAAAGTCAAGTAGGCGAAGGAACAACCTTTATCATCAAATTACCAAAATAA
- a CDS encoding DUF309 domain-containing protein: protein MEQALIQFYYHFHTSQHYFLCHDILEEAWKENNHFSKQDAVVSLILCATACYHFRRCNLKGAAKSFDKAKQVIKNANKEDQMQLHLNIQRYITLLDQQMTRVAQRQPFEPIQLPINVDMLNRIQLHYSDYHFVSSPILNDEIVHHHLLRDRSDVILARQLALKDKQYQRLQIDNNKNQ from the coding sequence ATGGAACAAGCATTAATTCAATTTTATTATCACTTTCATACAAGTCAGCACTATTTTTTATGTCATGACATACTTGAAGAGGCTTGGAAAGAAAATAACCATTTTAGCAAACAAGATGCTGTCGTGAGTTTGATTTTATGTGCTACGGCTTGCTATCACTTTCGACGATGTAATTTAAAAGGTGCTGCTAAGTCTTTTGACAAAGCAAAACAAGTCATTAAAAACGCTAATAAAGAAGATCAAATGCAATTACATTTGAATATTCAACGGTATATCACGTTACTTGACCAACAAATGACACGCGTAGCACAACGACAACCATTTGAACCTATTCAATTGCCTATTAATGTTGACATGTTGAATCGAATTCAATTACATTATTCAGATTATCATTTTGTTTCATCACCTATTTTAAATGATGAGATTGTTCATCACCATTTATTAAGAGATCGAAGTGATGTTATTTTAGCACGACAACTCGCATTAAAGGATAAACAGTATCAAAGACTTCAAATAGATAATAATAAAAACCAATGA
- a CDS encoding ferredoxin, producing the protein MAKYTIVDMDTCIACGACGAAAPDIYDYDDEGIAFVILDDNQGTAEVPEELYEDMEDALEGCPTDSIKIEDEPFDGDALKFE; encoded by the coding sequence TTGGCTAAATATACAATCGTTGATATGGATACTTGTATAGCATGCGGTGCATGTGGTGCAGCAGCTCCAGATATCTATGATTATGACGACGAAGGTATTGCTTTCGTAATCCTTGATGATAACCAAGGTACTGCAGAGGTGCCAGAAGAGTTATATGAAGATATGGAAGATGCACTAGAAGGTTGTCCAACAGATTCAATTAAAATTGAAGACGAACCATTTGATGGTGACGCACTTAAATTTGAATAA
- a CDS encoding RecQ family ATP-dependent DNA helicase — translation MLQQKLKDWFGFDSFKPGQEEIITSVLNQKHTLGILPTGSGKSLCYQLPTYIIEKPTLVISPLISLMDDQVMQMKLNGERAVCCIHSGMDNTEKRQNLSNIRQSKFIYLSPEFILQPQNFKLIANIDFGLIVLDEAHCLSEWGYDFRPHYALIGKITNSFKSATILALTATAPPHLESDLSEMLNVNFSTIKTSMNRMNISLKHLNFGSDEEKIEWLLPQLNETGPTIIYVSSKKLCLTLAQLIYDSGFLTGIYHGDLSYQERQTVQHQFLNNDIPIIVATSAFGMGINKKDIRTVIHFHLSSSPSNYLQEIGRAGRDGEASQAISLFQPDDAFILETILFADRITTEDIHAFELGQFIPPEKESILSILYNQYSINQMQRIFDQSFRRKKLGYSRMLGYTQLDQCRRKYLLEFFNEQPKLPDVCCDNDTELPSMKVINRKKVKRKLSYSEKLQNLFEL, via the coding sequence TTGCTTCAACAGAAACTTAAAGATTGGTTTGGTTTTGATTCCTTTAAACCTGGGCAAGAGGAAATCATTACCAGTGTATTAAATCAAAAGCATACACTTGGTATTTTACCAACAGGTAGTGGCAAAAGCCTTTGTTATCAATTACCTACTTATATAATTGAAAAGCCAACACTTGTCATTTCACCATTAATTTCTCTTATGGATGATCAAGTCATGCAAATGAAGTTAAATGGTGAACGTGCAGTTTGTTGTATCCATTCAGGAATGGACAATACAGAGAAACGACAAAATCTTAGCAATATTCGACAAAGTAAATTTATCTATTTAAGTCCCGAATTTATATTACAACCTCAAAATTTTAAACTTATCGCCAATATAGATTTTGGTTTAATTGTTCTTGATGAAGCGCATTGTTTGTCTGAATGGGGATATGATTTCAGACCACATTATGCCTTGATTGGAAAAATAACGAATTCATTTAAGTCGGCTACAATTCTTGCATTAACAGCAACTGCACCACCTCATTTAGAAAGCGATTTATCTGAAATGCTCAATGTTAATTTCAGTACAATTAAAACAAGTATGAATCGTATGAATATTTCATTGAAACATCTCAATTTCGGATCTGACGAAGAAAAAATAGAATGGTTGTTACCACAACTTAATGAAACAGGTCCCACTATTATATATGTATCCTCTAAAAAATTATGTTTAACACTAGCTCAACTTATTTATGACTCAGGTTTTTTAACAGGGATATATCATGGCGATTTAAGTTATCAAGAAAGACAGACAGTACAACACCAATTTTTAAACAATGATATTCCAATCATAGTTGCGACAAGTGCATTTGGTATGGGAATAAATAAAAAAGACATCCGAACAGTCATTCATTTTCATTTGTCATCTAGTCCTTCTAATTATCTACAAGAGATTGGAAGAGCAGGTAGAGACGGTGAAGCGAGCCAAGCCATTAGCTTATTCCAACCCGACGACGCTTTTATATTAGAAACCATACTATTTGCTGATAGAATCACAACTGAAGATATTCATGCATTTGAATTAGGGCAATTTATCCCTCCTGAAAAAGAATCCATTTTATCCATACTTTATAATCAATATTCAATTAATCAAATGCAACGTATTTTTGATCAATCTTTCAGACGTAAAAAATTAGGTTATAGTCGCATGTTAGGCTACACACAACTTGACCAATGTCGCCGAAAATATTTGTTGGAATTTTTTAATGAACAACCTAAACTGCCAGATGTATGTTGTGACAATGATACTGAGTTACCTAGCATGAAAGTAATTAATCGCAAGAAAGTTAAACGTAAGCTATCATATAGTGAAAAACTTCAAAATTTATTTGAACTATAG